In one window of Vibrio sp. JC009 DNA:
- a CDS encoding Hpt domain-containing protein, with protein sequence MTCYLNLGKIDDLCNEIGRDNLPVLLDIFLSELDGYHTVLSGDLEELQHPLREISHALKSSAASFGADNLCELAKSLDAKAKAGEQLNTDEYRESILESIRKTIREYNVLKEDQLTH encoded by the coding sequence GTGACTTGTTATTTGAATTTAGGCAAGATTGATGATTTGTGTAATGAAATCGGAAGAGATAACTTACCTGTGTTGCTTGATATTTTTTTGAGCGAACTCGATGGTTATCATACTGTGCTTTCCGGTGATTTAGAGGAGCTGCAGCATCCTCTGAGGGAAATCAGTCATGCGTTAAAAAGTAGTGCGGCAAGTTTTGGAGCGGATAATCTTTGTGAGCTGGCGAAATCTCTGGATGCAAAAGCAAAAGCGGGTGAGCAGCTAAATACCGATGAATATCGCGAATCTATTTTAGAGAGCATTCGTAAAACGATTCGCGAATATAACGTATTGAAAGAGGATCAGCTGACTCACTAA
- the moaE gene encoding molybdopterin synthase catalytic subunit MoaE — MSYSVSVIEEDFSVGDEYALLAQGTDAGAVAMFSGKVRDMNLGDSVTGLRLEHYPGMTDKALSEICEKAMARWPLLKVRVIHRVGDLDIGDQIVFVGVTSAHRGASFEACEFIMDYLKTQAPFWKKERTTTETRWVESRDSDHKAADRWK; from the coding sequence ATGAGCTATTCTGTATCGGTAATAGAAGAGGACTTTTCCGTCGGTGATGAATACGCACTGCTTGCTCAGGGTACTGATGCCGGTGCGGTTGCAATGTTCTCCGGAAAAGTGCGTGATATGAACCTGGGTGATAGTGTCACCGGCCTTCGGCTGGAGCATTACCCGGGCATGACGGATAAGGCGCTTTCTGAAATCTGTGAAAAGGCAATGGCGCGCTGGCCGCTACTGAAAGTCCGTGTTATCCACCGTGTGGGTGATCTGGATATTGGTGACCAGATTGTCTTTGTCGGCGTGACCAGCGCCCACAGAGGCGCCTCTTTTGAAGCCTGTGAGTTCATTATGGATTATTTAAAGACTCAGGCCCCGTTCTGGAAGAAAGAGCGCACGACCACGGAAACCCGCTGGGTAGAGTCCAGAGATTCTGACCACAAGGCTGCAGACCGCTGGAAGTAA
- a CDS encoding ABC transporter substrate-binding protein, with product MYKNKITQALLLGASLTVAATSFSTLAADVPAGTKLAKVQELVRGNGTEVASIDPHKTEGVPESHVIRDLLEGLVNQDADGNTIPGVAESWDTADNQTFVFHLRKDAKWSNGDPVTAEDFVYSFKRAVDPATASPYAWYLEMTQMVNAAEIIAGKADKETLGVKALDANTLEIKLTTPLPYFVMMMGHTTVKPVHKATVEKFGDQWTKPANFVGNGAFVVDNWVVNERIEMVPNKHYWDNANTVLTKVTFLPIENQVAEMNRFLSGEIDFTNELPNEHFRRLKKDHAESVSIQGNLCSYYYGFNNVKAPFDDVRVRKALSYAIDRDIITKALLGQGQKPAYGLTPEIIANFDPMMPAYGKMSQKERNAEAMRLLEEAGFDKSNPLKFTLLYNTSENHKKIAAAIQSMWKKTLGVDIQLENQEWKTYLDTRRQGNFDVTRAGWCGDYNEASTFLSLMQSNNSSNDPKYNSAVYDDLMAKALKSTSEKERSELYVKAEQELAKDMPIAPIYQYVKARLVNPRVGGFPVNNAEDKIYSKDLYITE from the coding sequence ATGTACAAAAATAAAATTACACAAGCCCTTCTGCTAGGCGCGAGCTTAACAGTTGCTGCTACTTCTTTTTCTACTCTTGCAGCAGACGTACCTGCGGGCACTAAACTGGCTAAAGTTCAGGAGCTGGTTCGCGGTAACGGTACAGAAGTAGCGTCTATCGACCCTCACAAAACAGAGGGTGTGCCAGAGTCTCACGTTATTCGTGATTTGCTGGAAGGTCTTGTAAACCAGGATGCTGACGGTAACACTATCCCAGGTGTTGCTGAATCTTGGGATACTGCTGACAACCAAACTTTCGTATTCCACCTGCGTAAAGATGCTAAGTGGTCTAACGGCGATCCTGTAACAGCAGAAGATTTCGTATACAGCTTTAAGCGCGCTGTAGACCCTGCAACGGCTTCTCCGTATGCATGGTATCTGGAAATGACTCAGATGGTTAACGCCGCTGAAATCATTGCCGGTAAAGCAGACAAAGAAACTCTGGGTGTTAAAGCACTTGATGCGAACACTCTTGAAATCAAACTGACTACTCCGCTTCCATACTTCGTAATGATGATGGGCCACACGACTGTGAAGCCTGTACATAAAGCGACTGTTGAGAAGTTTGGTGACCAGTGGACTAAGCCTGCAAACTTCGTAGGTAACGGCGCATTTGTTGTGGACAACTGGGTAGTGAACGAGCGTATCGAAATGGTACCTAACAAGCACTACTGGGACAACGCGAACACTGTTCTGACTAAAGTAACCTTCCTTCCGATCGAGAATCAGGTTGCTGAAATGAACCGTTTCCTTTCTGGCGAAATCGACTTTACTAATGAACTGCCAAACGAGCATTTCCGTCGTCTGAAGAAAGACCACGCTGAGTCTGTATCTATCCAGGGTAACCTGTGTTCTTACTACTACGGTTTCAACAACGTAAAAGCACCATTTGACGATGTACGCGTACGTAAGGCGCTTTCTTACGCTATCGACCGTGACATCATCACTAAAGCACTTCTTGGCCAGGGCCAGAAGCCAGCTTACGGTCTGACTCCGGAAATCATTGCTAACTTCGACCCAATGATGCCAGCATACGGCAAGATGTCTCAGAAAGAGCGTAACGCTGAAGCGATGCGTCTTCTTGAGGAAGCGGGCTTCGATAAGAGCAACCCTCTGAAGTTTACTCTTCTTTACAACACATCTGAGAACCACAAGAAGATTGCAGCTGCAATCCAGTCTATGTGGAAGAAGACTCTGGGTGTAGACATTCAGCTTGAAAACCAGGAGTGGAAAACATACCTGGATACGCGTCGTCAGGGTAACTTTGACGTAACTCGTGCTGGCTGGTGTGGTGACTACAACGAAGCTTCTACTTTCCTATCACTGATGCAGAGCAACAACAGCTCAAACGATCCTAAGTACAACAGCGCTGTGTACGATGATCTGATGGCTAAAGCTCTTAAGTCTACAAGTGAGAAAGAGCGTTCTGAGCTATACGTGAAGGCTGAGCAGGAACTGGCAAAAGATATGCCTATCGCTCCAATCTATCAGTACGTTAAAGCTCGCCTGGTTAACCCTCGTGTTGGCGGTTTCCCGGTGAACAACGCGGAAGATAAGATTTACTCAAAAGACCTATACATCACAGAGTAA
- the moaC gene encoding cyclic pyranopterin monophosphate synthase MoaC yields MEQFTHINASGEANMVDVSAKSDTVREARAEAYVKMAPETLELIVSGSHHKGDVFATARIAGIQAAKKTWDLIPLCHPLLLSKVEVTLEAIESESKVRIESVCKLSGKTGVEMEALTAASVAALTIYDMCKAVQKDMVIETVRLLEKKGGKSGHFQVES; encoded by the coding sequence ATGGAGCAGTTTACTCATATTAACGCGTCCGGCGAAGCAAACATGGTAGATGTGTCTGCCAAGTCAGACACAGTACGTGAAGCCAGAGCAGAAGCTTACGTGAAAATGGCCCCTGAAACGCTGGAGCTTATTGTTTCCGGCAGCCATCACAAAGGTGATGTATTTGCCACAGCCCGTATTGCGGGTATTCAGGCAGCCAAGAAAACCTGGGATCTCATTCCGCTATGTCACCCTTTGCTGCTTTCCAAGGTTGAAGTGACTCTGGAAGCCATTGAAAGTGAAAGCAAGGTTCGTATCGAGTCGGTTTGTAAGCTTTCAGGAAAAACCGGTGTTGAGATGGAAGCACTAACAGCGGCATCTGTTGCGGCGCTGACGATTTATGATATGTGCAAAGCCGTACAGAAGGACATGGTAATTGAGACCGTTCGTCTTCTGGAGAAGAAGGGCGGTAAATCCGGACATTTTCAGGTGGAATCATGA
- the moaB gene encoding molybdenum cofactor biosynthesis protein B, producing MGHAVSDFEPANIAVLTVSDTRTEENDTSGQYFVEQLKEAGHNLADKKIVIDDVYQLRAAVSQWIADENVQAILITGGTGFTSRDSTPEAILPLFDKEVEGFGELFRLVSFEEIGTSAIQSRAFAGMANHTVIFAVPGSTGACKTAWTKIIKQQMDASHRPCNFMPHLKG from the coding sequence ATGGGACACGCTGTAAGTGATTTTGAGCCGGCGAATATCGCTGTGCTGACTGTATCTGATACTCGTACCGAAGAGAATGACACATCAGGTCAGTATTTTGTTGAGCAGCTAAAAGAAGCAGGCCACAACCTGGCTGATAAGAAGATTGTTATCGATGATGTATACCAGCTGCGCGCGGCGGTTTCACAATGGATTGCTGACGAAAATGTTCAGGCCATTTTGATCACAGGCGGCACAGGTTTTACTTCACGTGACAGCACGCCTGAAGCGATTCTGCCTCTGTTTGATAAAGAAGTGGAAGGCTTTGGTGAGCTGTTCCGTCTGGTTTCTTTTGAGGAGATCGGCACATCAGCGATTCAGTCCCGCGCATTTGCAGGTATGGCAAACCATACGGTTATTTTTGCAGTACCTGGTTCAACAGGCGCCTGTAAAACGGCCTGGACTAAGATCATCAAACAGCAGATGGATGCGTCACACCGTCCTTGCAACTTTATGCCTCACCTGAAGGGGTAA
- the oppF gene encoding murein tripeptide/oligopeptide ABC transporter ATP binding protein OppF, which yields MSLETKANNKKLLLDVKDLKVHFSIASKSAWPWSKPSNLKAVDGVNVHLYEGETLGVVGESGCGKSTFARAIIGLVEATDGEVLWLGQDLTKMKDVQRRETRKEIQMIFQDPLASLNPRMTVGDIIAEPLQTFYPELSKQEVKDRVKEMMAKVGLLPNVINRYPHEFSGGQCQRIGIARALILKPKMIICDEPVSALDVSIQAQVVNLLKELQQELGLSLVFIAHDLSVVKHISDRVLVMYLGNAVELGEADALFANPKHPYTTALMSAVPIPDPEIERNKEIQMLEGDLPSPISPPSGCVFRTRCPKATEECAKTKPQIQGNDVHAVSCLHVSV from the coding sequence ATGAGTTTAGAGACAAAAGCAAACAACAAAAAGCTGCTTCTTGATGTTAAAGATCTGAAGGTTCACTTCAGCATTGCTTCAAAATCAGCATGGCCATGGTCTAAGCCTTCTAACCTGAAAGCGGTTGATGGCGTAAATGTACACCTTTACGAAGGTGAAACACTTGGTGTAGTTGGTGAGTCCGGTTGTGGTAAGTCTACTTTTGCCCGTGCGATTATCGGCCTGGTAGAAGCGACTGACGGTGAAGTTCTCTGGCTTGGTCAGGATCTGACTAAGATGAAAGATGTTCAGCGCCGTGAAACCCGTAAAGAGATTCAGATGATTTTCCAGGATCCTCTGGCTTCTCTGAACCCTCGTATGACAGTGGGTGACATCATCGCTGAGCCGCTACAGACGTTCTATCCAGAGCTTTCCAAGCAGGAAGTGAAAGACCGCGTTAAAGAGATGATGGCGAAGGTAGGTCTGCTGCCTAACGTTATCAACCGTTATCCGCACGAGTTCTCTGGTGGTCAGTGTCAGCGTATCGGCATTGCACGTGCGCTTATCCTTAAGCCTAAGATGATTATCTGTGACGAACCTGTATCCGCACTGGACGTATCGATTCAGGCACAGGTGGTTAACCTGCTTAAAGAGCTGCAGCAAGAGCTGGGCCTGAGCCTTGTATTCATCGCTCACGACCTTTCTGTGGTTAAGCATATCTCTGATCGTGTACTGGTAATGTATCTGGGTAACGCAGTAGAACTTGGTGAAGCAGATGCACTGTTCGCTAACCCTAAGCACCCATATACAACGGCACTGATGTCAGCGGTACCAATTCCTGATCCGGAAATTGAGCGCAACAAAGAGATTCAGATGCTGGAAGGTGATCTTCCTTCGCCAATCAGTCCTCCGTCTGGCTGTGTGTTCAGAACACGCTGTCCAAAAGCGACTGAAGAGTGCGCGAAGACTAAGCCTCAGATTCAGGGTAATGATGTACACGCTGTGTCCTGTCTGCATGTCAGCGTTTAA
- the moaD gene encoding molybdopterin synthase sulfur carrier subunit, whose protein sequence is MIKVLFFAQTRELIGQDEIEVEAVYESAEALRESLAEKGDKWQLALESGKLLVAINQTISPLESPISDGDEVAFFPPVTGG, encoded by the coding sequence ATGATTAAAGTTCTTTTCTTTGCCCAGACCAGAGAGCTGATTGGACAGGACGAGATTGAAGTCGAAGCTGTCTACGAGAGCGCAGAAGCGTTAAGAGAGTCTCTGGCTGAAAAGGGTGACAAATGGCAACTGGCCCTGGAGTCGGGCAAGTTGTTGGTTGCGATTAACCAGACTATCTCACCACTGGAGTCACCCATTTCCGATGGTGATGAAGTAGCTTTCTTCCCGCCGGTAACCGGAGGCTGA
- a CDS encoding YvcK family protein — protein sequence MTIYKQKKVVAIGGGHGLGRVLAALKDFGSNATGIVTTTDNGGSTGRIRDGQGGIAWGDTRNCLNQLITQPSVGSMMFEYRFKGSGELKGHNLGNLMLTALDNLSVRPMVAIQLIRDMLKVEVNIVPMSEHPSDLKALDEHGKWVHGETSVDEMEENLQRLDLEPEVPATTEAITAIQEADCIVLGPGSFLTSTMPPLLLPEICDAINQNPSAKVVCIENLSPEYGPAGRMSFRQKLEWVERACRGRKIDTVISGIEHPGMAEDWNIVVRDLASPNRDWRHDRQKLHDAIVEQLTN from the coding sequence ATGACAATTTATAAACAGAAAAAAGTCGTCGCCATCGGCGGCGGACATGGACTCGGCAGGGTTTTGGCTGCCCTGAAAGACTTTGGTTCCAATGCAACTGGCATTGTCACCACCACAGATAACGGCGGCTCCACAGGAAGAATTCGCGACGGTCAGGGAGGCATCGCCTGGGGTGATACCCGTAACTGCCTTAATCAGTTAATCACACAGCCATCCGTTGGCTCAATGATGTTTGAATACCGCTTTAAAGGCAGTGGCGAACTGAAAGGACATAACCTTGGCAATCTTATGCTTACCGCGCTGGATAACCTTTCTGTGCGCCCCATGGTTGCCATCCAGCTGATCCGCGATATGCTCAAGGTCGAGGTCAATATTGTGCCTATGTCAGAACACCCTTCAGATTTAAAGGCGCTGGACGAACACGGTAAGTGGGTTCATGGTGAAACCAGTGTGGATGAGATGGAAGAAAACCTGCAAAGACTGGATCTTGAGCCTGAAGTACCCGCGACAACAGAAGCCATCACAGCCATTCAGGAAGCTGACTGCATTGTTCTCGGCCCGGGCAGTTTTCTCACCAGCACTATGCCTCCCCTGCTATTGCCGGAAATCTGTGACGCAATCAATCAAAACCCTTCGGCTAAAGTGGTCTGTATCGAAAACCTCTCTCCGGAATATGGCCCGGCGGGACGAATGAGTTTCAGGCAAAAGCTGGAATGGGTTGAGCGTGCCTGCAGAGGGCGAAAAATTGATACGGTAATTTCAGGAATCGAACATCCTGGCATGGCTGAAGACTGGAATATTGTCGTAAGGGATCTCGCGTCGCCAAACCGGGACTGGCGACACGACAGACAGAAGTTACATGACGCGATTGTAGAACAACTGACCAACTAA
- the moaA gene encoding GTP 3',8-cyclase MoaA — translation MAIQFEDNFQRKFYYLRLSVTDVCNFKCTYCLPDGYKPSGCKNSSFLSLPEITRIAKAFADCGTSKIRITGGEPTLRKDFTEIVHTIASTDGIKKVAMTTNGYRMATHVQEWRDAGLNNINVSLDSLDPRMFHQITGENKFGQVMAGIDKAFEVGYEQIKVNVVLMKDLNSGELPAFMNWIKDRPIQLRFIELMQTGEMDTFFEKHHKSGVSIQNMLIANGWVQKVKEASDGPAKVFMHPDYQGEIGLIMPYEKSFCNSCNRLRISSLGKLHKCLFGEHGVDLRDLLQADEQHDELIERIQYELQTKSAGHFLHDGQTGMTPHLASIGG, via the coding sequence GTGGCGATACAATTCGAAGATAATTTTCAGCGTAAGTTCTATTACTTACGCCTCTCAGTTACAGATGTATGTAACTTTAAATGCACATATTGTCTACCCGATGGCTATAAACCATCCGGGTGCAAAAACTCATCTTTTCTCTCGCTGCCCGAGATTACGCGTATTGCAAAAGCGTTTGCTGATTGCGGTACCAGTAAGATCCGCATCACCGGCGGTGAGCCAACGCTGCGCAAAGACTTTACCGAGATTGTTCACACTATTGCTTCAACCGACGGCATTAAAAAGGTTGCTATGACCACTAACGGTTATCGTATGGCAACACATGTTCAGGAGTGGCGCGATGCCGGCCTGAATAATATCAATGTCAGCCTGGATAGCCTTGACCCTCGCATGTTCCACCAGATCACCGGTGAGAATAAATTTGGTCAGGTGATGGCGGGCATAGATAAGGCCTTTGAAGTTGGTTACGAGCAGATCAAGGTGAATGTTGTGCTTATGAAAGATCTTAACAGCGGCGAACTGCCTGCTTTTATGAACTGGATTAAGGACAGACCGATTCAGCTGCGCTTTATCGAACTGATGCAGACCGGCGAAATGGATACATTTTTTGAAAAGCACCACAAATCTGGTGTGAGTATTCAGAATATGCTTATCGCTAACGGCTGGGTTCAGAAGGTGAAGGAAGCCAGTGATGGTCCGGCTAAGGTCTTTATGCATCCTGATTATCAGGGTGAAATTGGCCTTATCATGCCGTATGAAAAGAGTTTTTGTAATAGTTGCAACCGACTCAGAATTTCTTCGCTGGGTAAGCTTCATAAATGTCTGTTTGGTGAGCATGGTGTTGATCTGCGTGATCTGCTCCAGGCTGATGAGCAGCATGATGAGCTTATTGAGCGCATCCAATACGAACTACAAACTAAATCCGCAGGCCACTTCTTACATGATGGCCAGACGGGTATGACACCACATCTCGCATCCATTGGCGGATAA
- the oppB gene encoding oligopeptide ABC transporter permease OppB produces the protein MFKFIAKRIFEAIPTMLVLITVSFFLMRFAPGNPFSTERPLPPEVMANINAKYGLDKPVHEQYFTYLTNILKGDFGPSFKYKDFSVNELISGALPVSAKVGSVAFIFTVIMGVFVGTIAALRQNTWFDYIVMATAMVGVVMPSFVFAPVLIYIFALNLGWLPAGGWHDGSLYYMALPVLAMSFLYIATFARITRGSMIETLNSNFIRTARAKGLSYPYIVVKHALKPAMLPVVSYMGPAFVGIITGSVVIETIFGLPGIGKLFVNAAFNRDYSLVMGVTILIGFLFILFNTIVDILLATIDPKIRY, from the coding sequence ATGTTTAAATTCATCGCAAAACGGATATTCGAAGCAATCCCGACAATGTTGGTGTTGATTACGGTATCATTTTTCCTAATGCGCTTTGCACCGGGTAACCCTTTTTCTACTGAGCGTCCGCTTCCACCGGAAGTAATGGCTAACATTAACGCTAAGTACGGACTGGATAAGCCGGTTCATGAGCAGTACTTCACTTATCTGACCAATATTCTGAAGGGCGACTTCGGTCCGTCGTTCAAATATAAAGATTTCTCAGTAAACGAATTGATCTCCGGTGCGCTTCCTGTATCGGCTAAAGTTGGTTCGGTTGCATTTATCTTCACTGTCATCATGGGGGTGTTCGTCGGAACCATAGCGGCTCTGCGGCAAAACACCTGGTTTGATTATATTGTCATGGCCACCGCCATGGTCGGGGTGGTTATGCCGTCTTTCGTATTTGCCCCGGTACTGATCTATATCTTCGCCCTGAATTTAGGGTGGCTGCCTGCGGGTGGCTGGCATGACGGCTCTCTTTATTACATGGCACTGCCTGTACTGGCGATGTCTTTCCTGTACATCGCAACCTTCGCCCGTATCACACGCGGCAGTATGATCGAAACGCTAAACAGTAACTTTATCCGTACTGCACGGGCTAAAGGTCTGAGCTATCCGTACATTGTTGTTAAGCATGCACTGAAGCCTGCAATGCTTCCGGTCGTTTCTTATATGGGCCCTGCGTTTGTAGGTATCATCACCGGCTCTGTTGTTATCGAAACTATTTTTGGCCTGCCGGGCATCGGTAAGCTGTTCGTTAACGCTGCATTTAACCGTGATTACTCGCTGGTAATGGGTGTAACCATTCTGATTGGTTTCCTGTTTATCCTGTTCAACACTATTGTTGATATCTTACTTGCGACAATCGACCCGAAAATTCGTTACTAA
- the oppC gene encoding oligopeptide ABC transporter permease OppC, producing MLTKKENLEAVEKFAENLEIEGRSLWQDARIRFMRNKAAMVSLAILLVMTLGVIFLPMIAEFAYDDTDWYALHAAPSAEHIFGTDSLGRDLYVRTLVGGRISLMVGVLGAFVAVLIGTLYGATSGFIGGRTDRIMMRVLEILYAVPFMFLVIVLVTFFGRNIILMFVAIGAIAWLDMARIVRGQTLSLRSKEFIEAAHVCGVSNWRIITRHIVPNVLGIVAVYSTLLIPSMILTESFLSFLGLGVQEPMTSWGALLQEGSQTMEVAIWQLMFPAAFMVVTLFCFNYVGDGLRDALDPKDR from the coding sequence ATGTTAACGAAAAAAGAGAATCTTGAAGCGGTCGAGAAGTTTGCAGAGAATCTGGAAATTGAAGGCCGTAGTTTGTGGCAAGACGCCCGTATCCGCTTTATGCGCAACAAAGCGGCGATGGTGAGCCTTGCTATTTTGTTAGTGATGACGCTTGGCGTTATCTTTCTGCCAATGATTGCAGAGTTTGCCTACGACGATACTGACTGGTATGCACTGCACGCGGCACCTTCTGCGGAGCACATTTTTGGTACTGACAGCCTGGGCCGTGATTTGTATGTTCGTACTCTGGTAGGCGGACGTATCTCGCTTATGGTTGGTGTACTGGGCGCATTTGTAGCGGTTCTTATCGGTACACTTTATGGCGCAACATCTGGCTTTATTGGCGGCCGTACAGACCGCATAATGATGCGTGTTCTGGAAATCCTTTACGCTGTGCCGTTTATGTTCCTGGTTATCGTACTGGTGACCTTCTTTGGCCGTAACATCATCCTGATGTTTGTTGCTATCGGTGCCATCGCATGGTTGGATATGGCGCGTATCGTACGTGGTCAGACACTGAGCCTGCGCAGCAAAGAGTTTATCGAAGCGGCACACGTTTGTGGTGTAAGCAACTGGAGAATCATTACCCGTCACATTGTACCTAACGTACTGGGTATCGTTGCGGTTTATTCAACACTGCTTATCCCAAGCATGATTCTGACTGAATCTTTCCTATCTTTCCTTGGCCTTGGTGTACAAGAGCCTATGACCAGCTGGGGCGCACTGCTTCAGGAAGGTTCGCAGACAATGGAAGTTGCTATCTGGCAGCTGATGTTCCCTGCGGCATTCATGGTTGTAACACTATTCTGCTTTAACTATGTGGGCGACGGTCTTCGTGACGCGTTGGATCCGAAAGATAGATAA
- a CDS encoding ABC transporter ATP-binding protein, protein MSLLDVKDLRVEFTTQDGIVTAVNDLNFSLNQGETLGIVGESGSGKSQTVFAIMGLLAKNGIIKGSAKFEGKEILNLPEKELNKVRSEQIAMIFQDPMTSLNPYMKVSDQLMEVLMLHKGMGKAEAFEESVRMLEAVKIPEARKRITMYPHEFSGGMRQRVMIAMALLCRPKLLIADEPTTALDVTVQAQIMDLLNELKQEFNTAIIMITHDLGVVAGSCDKVLVMYAGRTMEYGTVDEIFYNPSHPYAEGLLKAIPRLDTEGEILPTIPGNPPNLLRLPPGCPYQERCHRVMDRCKKEAPILTPFGDGRQRACFSDWEAWKK, encoded by the coding sequence ATGAGCTTATTAGATGTCAAAGATCTGCGCGTCGAATTTACCACCCAAGATGGTATCGTAACCGCAGTAAACGATTTAAATTTCTCCCTGAATCAGGGTGAAACTCTGGGTATCGTAGGTGAGTCTGGTTCGGGTAAATCTCAGACTGTATTCGCCATCATGGGCCTGCTGGCTAAGAACGGTATTATCAAAGGTAGTGCTAAGTTCGAAGGCAAAGAGATCCTGAACCTGCCTGAAAAAGAGCTGAACAAGGTTCGCTCCGAGCAGATCGCTATGATCTTCCAGGACCCGATGACCTCACTTAACCCTTACATGAAGGTGAGTGACCAGCTAATGGAAGTATTGATGCTTCACAAAGGCATGGGTAAAGCAGAGGCGTTTGAAGAGTCTGTACGCATGCTTGAGGCGGTGAAAATCCCTGAAGCACGTAAGCGTATCACTATGTACCCGCATGAGTTCTCAGGCGGTATGCGTCAGCGTGTAATGATTGCGATGGCACTTCTGTGTCGTCCTAAGCTGCTTATTGCGGATGAGCCAACAACAGCACTGGACGTAACCGTTCAGGCTCAGATCATGGATCTGTTGAACGAGCTTAAACAAGAATTCAACACAGCAATCATCATGATTACTCACGACCTTGGTGTGGTAGCCGGTTCCTGTGACAAGGTTCTGGTTATGTACGCAGGTCGTACCATGGAATACGGCACTGTAGATGAGATCTTCTACAACCCGAGCCACCCGTATGCTGAAGGTCTGCTCAAAGCGATTCCTCGTCTGGATACCGAAGGTGAGATTCTGCCGACGATTCCGGGTAACCCGCCAAACCTTCTGCGTCTTCCACCAGGCTGTCCTTATCAGGAGCGTTGCCACCGTGTAATGGACCGCTGTAAGAAAGAAGCGCCGATCCTGACGCCATTTGGCGATGGTCGTCAGCGTGCATGTTTTTCTGATTGGGAGGCTTGGAAGAAATGA